The Paraburkholderia sabiae genome includes a region encoding these proteins:
- a CDS encoding glycoside hydrolase family protein, translated as MMKYWKVVGVASATVLTSFGAQQAHAQATSITVAGQQYTLCGKENGNCSFLGTGAVVFGAVPPNAPSVMLTAPRTFTNGVGCYVGAVSQTDPAYGYGKSCWVHAVAATPTPSPAPAPTPAPTPTPTPTPTPTPTPTPTPTPTPTPTPTPTPTPAPAPSPAATPAPAGSSSLSCGTPTQKAGGTANGLITADTPTTDGLRVFKNNTPFNVTITTNAPNADTVVWSIADSNGAIKTQGSFPVSAGVQTNTISCASTWSGYGAITATLRANGGTLPHSGTRPTGIATFGVLPNLSSALGTVTYANQDQHRFGMQGFNGNIAALHALGITWTIDDRQQSAMEPNGPNTYTPNVSDLDPFYKANPDQMRIVRLDGIPAWNSKTGQFTDSYYAPKDLNEFQNFMAKVGTDTSLIRAANYPNQKNNYYQVTWEPSLAWADSDANFVAMYKAAYQGIHSTDPNAIVMGTGNPFAANCDTCTAGYLKKFGALGLWNYIDAVSTHGYWNAGTYPAHPPEQYDSDPSPANQANALDNQIAQLRQVMQAGKPNMKLFFTEAGTSYDPGLAYGPTVPSQNQLFAHAAVGVRSHIITLGSGAQMTTLFYGPDYPGEVGYGSFFDLNNAQGSFGASNLSPKPEAMAFATMTRVLDGTNTLGRIKGSPSGVFAFAFQQLGNGKVVTAAWTHSNAQWPVNGTYSQTYSQAYSLQVDNPGTSGNVTKIDGYGNVSTVAYSNGQVSLTLTEVPQYIVSNNATIAKGNSTVPVGYTGQ; from the coding sequence ATGATGAAATATTGGAAAGTAGTGGGGGTTGCATCGGCAACCGTGCTGACGTCGTTCGGTGCGCAACAGGCGCACGCTCAGGCAACGTCGATCACTGTCGCAGGACAGCAATACACGCTGTGCGGCAAGGAAAATGGCAATTGCTCGTTCCTCGGAACGGGCGCCGTGGTGTTCGGCGCTGTGCCGCCTAACGCGCCTTCGGTGATGCTGACTGCGCCGCGCACGTTTACCAACGGCGTGGGCTGTTACGTGGGCGCGGTTTCGCAGACCGACCCCGCATACGGTTACGGAAAGTCGTGCTGGGTGCATGCGGTCGCGGCTACGCCGACGCCGTCGCCCGCTCCGGCGCCGACACCGGCTCCGACGCCTACGCCCACCCCGACACCGACGCCGACGCCGACGCCCACCCCGACGCCGACGCCGACGCCTACCCCCACGCCGACACCCACTCCGACGCCGGCTCCCGCGCCGTCACCCGCAGCCACGCCGGCACCCGCAGGCAGCTCGTCACTCTCGTGCGGCACGCCTACGCAAAAAGCGGGCGGCACGGCCAACGGCCTGATCACGGCCGATACGCCGACCACCGACGGTCTGCGCGTGTTCAAGAACAACACGCCGTTCAACGTCACCATCACGACGAACGCGCCGAATGCGGATACCGTGGTCTGGTCGATCGCCGATTCGAATGGTGCGATCAAGACGCAAGGCAGCTTCCCCGTAAGCGCCGGCGTTCAGACCAACACGATCTCGTGCGCTTCGACGTGGTCGGGCTATGGCGCGATCACGGCCACGCTGCGCGCGAACGGCGGCACGCTGCCGCATAGCGGCACGCGTCCGACGGGTATCGCGACGTTCGGCGTGCTGCCGAACCTGTCGTCGGCGCTCGGCACGGTGACGTATGCGAATCAGGACCAGCATCGCTTCGGCATGCAGGGCTTCAACGGCAACATCGCTGCGCTGCATGCACTCGGCATCACGTGGACGATCGACGACCGTCAGCAGTCGGCGATGGAGCCGAATGGCCCGAACACGTACACGCCGAACGTCAGCGACCTCGATCCGTTCTATAAGGCGAACCCGGACCAGATGCGTATCGTGCGTCTCGACGGCATTCCCGCATGGAACTCGAAGACGGGCCAGTTCACGGACAGCTACTACGCACCGAAGGATCTGAACGAATTCCAGAACTTCATGGCGAAGGTCGGCACGGACACGAGCCTGATCCGCGCGGCGAACTACCCGAACCAGAAGAACAACTACTATCAGGTGACGTGGGAACCGAGCCTCGCATGGGCCGACAGCGACGCGAACTTCGTCGCGATGTACAAGGCTGCGTATCAGGGCATCCACTCGACGGACCCGAACGCAATCGTGATGGGCACGGGCAATCCGTTCGCCGCGAACTGCGATACCTGCACGGCAGGCTATCTGAAGAAGTTCGGTGCGCTCGGTCTGTGGAACTACATCGACGCGGTGTCGACGCACGGTTACTGGAACGCAGGTACGTATCCGGCGCATCCGCCTGAGCAGTACGACTCGGATCCGAGCCCGGCGAACCAGGCGAACGCGCTCGACAACCAGATCGCGCAGCTGCGTCAGGTGATGCAGGCCGGCAAGCCGAACATGAAGCTGTTCTTCACGGAAGCGGGCACGAGCTACGATCCGGGTCTCGCTTACGGTCCGACGGTGCCGTCGCAGAACCAGCTGTTCGCCCATGCGGCAGTGGGCGTGCGCTCGCACATCATCACGCTGGGTTCCGGCGCGCAGATGACGACGCTGTTCTACGGTCCGGACTATCCGGGTGAAGTCGGCTACGGTTCGTTCTTCGACCTGAACAACGCGCAAGGCTCGTTCGGTGCATCGAACCTGTCGCCGAAGCCTGAAGCAATGGCGTTCGCCACGATGACGCGAGTGCTGGACGGCACGAACACGCTGGGCCGCATCAAGGGCTCGCCGTCGGGTGTCTTCGCCTTCGCGTTCCAGCAACTGGGCAACGGCAAGGTCGTGACGGCAGCATGGACGCACAGCAACGCGCAGTGGCCTGTCAACGGCACGTATAGCCAGACGTACTCGCAGGCTTATTCGCTGCAGGTGGACAATCCGGGCACGTCGGGCAACGTGACGAAGATCGACGGCTACGGCAATGTCAGCACGGTTGCGTACTCGAACGGTCAGGTGTCGCTGACGCTGACGGAAGTGCCGCAGTACATCGTGTCGAACAACGCGACGATTGCGAAGGGCAACTCGACCGTGCCTGTTGGCTACACGGGTCAGTAA